A single genomic interval of Procambarus clarkii isolate CNS0578487 chromosome 17, FALCON_Pclarkii_2.0, whole genome shotgun sequence harbors:
- the LOC138365592 gene encoding piggyBac transposable element-derived protein 4-like, whose amino-acid sequence MAWRGRLSFKVYNPSKPDKYGVKFYMLAESTSGYIYSFEVYSGIGRTIIETVTSLMRPLLNKGHHLYMDNNYNSVTLTEKLREVGVYTCGTIRLLRGTPKDLQQLAKSKIDVDTTVYRRKDNTFILLWKDKRVVSLVGMITNLHNADTNRVQKRKRVHRPDGTTGLQQVVVNKPKAIVDNNKFMKGVDHFDQMEKGVLGGQEITTRTSFTPSRNIC is encoded by the exons ATGGCATGGCGAGGCCGGCTGTCGTTCAAAGTGTACAATCCAAGCAAACCAGACAAATATGGCGTCAAATTTTATATGCTAGCCGAATCAACATCTGGCTACATTTATTCATTTGAGGTTTACTCTGGCATTGGTAGAACAATCATTGAAACAGTTACTAGTTTGATGCGGCCATTGTTGAACAAGGGGCACCACCTCTATATGGATAACAATTACAACTCAGTTACCCTTACAGAGAAGTTGCGAGAAGTGGGGGTGTACACCTGTGGAACAATTAGACTCTTACGTGGCACCCCAAAAGACTTGCAACAACTTGCGAAGAGTAAGATTGATGTGGATACCACAGTCTACCGCCGCAAGGACAACACCTTCATTCTGCTGTGGAAAGACAAGCGAGTTGTCTCTCTTGTTGGTATGATTACCAACCTACacaatgcagacacaaatagAGTTCAAAAACGCAAACGAGTTCATAGGCCAGATGGAACAACAGGactacagcaggttgtggtgaacaaaccaaAGGCAATTGTTGacaacaataagttcatgaagggtgttgaccactttgatcaaatg gaaaagggtgtattgggtggacaagaaataaccacccgcACCAGCTTCACTCCATCTAGGAACATCtgctga